A stretch of Campylobacter gracilis DNA encodes these proteins:
- the ftsY gene encoding signal recognition particle-docking protein FtsY, protein MFEFFKKGLSKTIDAMRGAKSEDKISKEILEEMLLEADVGYELVEEILEKLPAKKLVAKDDLKGVLKNYFDYEIAKAADEKPFVELIIGVNGAGKTTTTAKLANLYKNSGQSVILGACDTFRAGAVEQLKKWAQILNLPIVATAQGHDPAAVAFDTVSSASAKNIDRVLIDTAGRLQNQKNLAAELEKIVRICDRAKSGAPHRKIIVLDATQGNHSVAQARAFNEIVRLDGIIITKLDGTPKGGALFAIARELRLPILFVGVGERMEDLAEFNSDQFVDTLADGIYA, encoded by the coding sequence ATGTTCGAATTTTTTAAAAAAGGGCTTAGCAAGACCATAGATGCGATGCGAGGGGCAAAGAGCGAAGATAAAATTTCAAAAGAAATTTTAGAAGAGATGCTGCTTGAAGCCGACGTAGGCTACGAGCTTGTAGAAGAGATTTTAGAAAAACTGCCCGCAAAAAAGCTAGTCGCAAAAGATGATCTCAAGGGCGTTTTGAAGAACTATTTCGATTACGAGATCGCTAAAGCCGCAGATGAGAAGCCGTTCGTAGAGCTCATCATCGGCGTAAACGGCGCAGGCAAAACTACGACGACCGCAAAGCTTGCAAATTTATATAAAAATAGCGGCCAGAGCGTGATTTTAGGCGCATGCGACACCTTTCGCGCAGGCGCGGTCGAACAATTAAAAAAATGGGCGCAAATTCTAAATTTGCCGATCGTAGCTACCGCGCAGGGGCACGATCCCGCTGCCGTGGCGTTTGACACCGTAAGCTCAGCAAGTGCAAAAAATATCGATCGCGTCCTGATCGACACCGCAGGACGCTTGCAAAACCAGAAAAATTTAGCCGCGGAGTTAGAGAAGATTGTGCGCATCTGCGACCGCGCAAAAAGCGGCGCACCGCACCGAAAGATCATCGTTCTAGACGCCACTCAGGGCAATCACAGCGTCGCGCAAGCTAGGGCATTCAACGAGATCGTAAGGCTCGATGGCATCATCATCACGAAGCTCGACGGCACGCCCAAAGGCGGCGCACTTTTCGCCATAGCGCGCGAGCTGCGGCTGCCGATACTTTTCGTCGGCGTGGGCGAGCGAATGGAGGATTTGGCGGAATTTAACTCGGATCAGTTCGTGGATACGCTAGCAGACGGAATTTACGCTTAG
- the brnQ gene encoding branched-chain amino acid transport system II carrier protein yields the protein MKGKLSRSQFLTISLTLFAMFFGAGNFIFPPGLGRESGQNFYIAIMFFCATAVLLPVLGVAAIARAKGLQSLVRRIDPVFAIVFTALLYLTIGPLFAIPRAANMPFDIAIKPFIAEERLQIWLFVYSAAYFALNYYICMNPSKLVDLLGKYLTPILLALILLLFGAGFLFPIGSFVAPSGEYVDHAAAKGFVEGYQTMDALASLAFGIIVINAIKATGVSDEKHLVTSTIKAGMMSGVILMTIYFMLGYLGATSAELFKDTPNINGAELLSRVSDHYFGRVGVVILGSAFFLACLTTTLGLISSASEYFEELTKGKIKYKTWAIAWCVIGFGVANFGLTTIIKGSIPVLVAIYPISIMLIILSLINPWIDSSKLIYRACVYVCVVEGVINGLDILGISAPLVTFIVKKMPFYDSMLGWIVPSTVTFAVAYVLHLIFEKRDDSF from the coding sequence ATGAAGGGCAAGCTTAGTAGAAGCCAGTTTTTGACGATATCGCTTACGCTATTTGCGATGTTTTTCGGTGCGGGAAATTTTATTTTTCCGCCGGGTCTTGGTAGGGAATCCGGGCAGAATTTTTATATCGCAATAATGTTTTTTTGCGCTACGGCAGTGCTTCTGCCGGTACTCGGCGTCGCAGCCATCGCGCGCGCCAAGGGGCTTCAGAGCCTGGTACGCCGCATAGATCCCGTGTTTGCGATCGTTTTTACCGCGCTTTTGTATCTTACTATCGGGCCTCTTTTTGCGATACCGCGCGCGGCGAATATGCCTTTTGATATCGCGATTAAGCCTTTTATTGCGGAAGAGCGCCTTCAAATTTGGCTATTTGTTTATTCTGCGGCATATTTTGCGCTGAACTATTACATCTGTATGAACCCTTCAAAGCTCGTCGATCTACTAGGAAAATACCTTACGCCGATACTTTTAGCGCTTATTTTGCTGCTTTTCGGCGCGGGATTTTTGTTTCCGATCGGAAGTTTCGTCGCTCCTAGCGGCGAGTATGTTGATCATGCCGCAGCAAAGGGCTTCGTAGAGGGCTATCAGACTATGGATGCGCTTGCGTCGCTGGCATTCGGCATCATCGTAATTAACGCCATTAAAGCAACCGGCGTTAGCGACGAGAAGCATCTCGTCACCTCTACGATAAAAGCGGGAATGATGTCGGGCGTCATATTGATGACGATATATTTTATGCTGGGCTATCTGGGCGCGACCTCCGCGGAGCTTTTCAAAGATACGCCGAATATCAACGGAGCGGAGCTTCTGTCGCGAGTAAGCGATCATTACTTCGGAAGAGTTGGCGTCGTGATCCTAGGCAGCGCATTTTTCCTAGCGTGCTTAACCACGACTCTAGGTCTTATAAGCTCAGCTAGCGAATACTTTGAAGAGCTTACGAAAGGCAAGATTAAATACAAAACCTGGGCGATCGCTTGGTGCGTGATTGGCTTTGGAGTCGCAAATTTCGGCCTTACGACCATCATCAAAGGTTCCATCCCGGTCCTCGTCGCCATCTATCCGATCTCGATCATGCTGATAATCCTCTCGCTGATCAACCCGTGGATCGATTCAAGCAAGCTGATTTACCGCGCCTGCGTCTATGTCTGCGTAGTCGAGGGCGTCATAAATGGGCTTGATATTTTGGGGATTTCGGCGCCGCTTGTTACGTTTATCGTAAAGAAAATGCCGTTTTACGACTCGATGCTCGGCTGGATCGTGCCTAGCACCGTGACCTTCGCCGTGGCCTATGTGCTACATCTGATCTTTGAAAAACGAGACGATAGCTTCTAA
- the radA gene encoding DNA repair protein RadA — protein sequence MAKVKTTIFECQHCGNQQSRWLGRCPDCGAFDSFVELKPAQIKALKEIEGELARASSASAKAISEIQIEQISRIDTKDSELNLVLGGGVVEGSLVLIGGSPGIGKSTLLLKIAANLASGGRAVLYVSGEESASQIKMRAQRLGAISEQLFLLTEINLGAVLEEVERRDYKFIVIDSIQTLFSDKAPSAPGSITQVREITFELMRLAKARGISIFIIGHITKEGSIAGPRILEHMVDVVLYFEGDASKQLRILRGFKNRFGATSEVGIFEMGPHGLVSAKDVASKFFTRGKAVSGSAITITMEGTRALVVEIQALVCESGYPKRSATGFDKNRLDMLLALLDRKLEIGLGGYDVFVNVSGGVKITETACDLAVVAAIVSSFKNRPISKESVFIGEVSLNGEIREIFNLDARLKEAAMQKFKNAIVPMKPQNAQGLKIFHATEIAQILDWM from the coding sequence ATGGCAAAAGTTAAAACCACGATTTTTGAGTGTCAGCACTGCGGTAATCAGCAAAGCAGATGGCTCGGCAGATGCCCCGACTGCGGCGCATTCGATAGCTTCGTCGAGCTCAAGCCCGCTCAGATCAAAGCGCTAAAAGAGATCGAGGGCGAGCTTGCCCGCGCCTCGTCCGCAAGCGCCAAAGCGATCAGCGAGATACAGATCGAGCAAATTTCGCGCATCGACACCAAAGATAGCGAGCTAAATTTAGTCCTCGGAGGCGGCGTCGTGGAGGGCTCGCTCGTACTAATCGGCGGCAGCCCAGGCATCGGAAAATCCACACTACTGCTTAAGATCGCGGCAAATTTAGCAAGCGGCGGCCGCGCCGTACTTTACGTAAGCGGCGAAGAGAGCGCAAGCCAGATCAAAATGCGCGCGCAGCGGCTTGGCGCGATAAGCGAGCAGCTGTTTTTGCTCACCGAGATAAATCTGGGCGCCGTGCTTGAAGAGGTGGAGCGCAGGGATTATAAGTTTATCGTCATCGACAGCATCCAGACGCTTTTTAGCGACAAGGCCCCCTCCGCGCCGGGCTCGATCACGCAGGTGCGCGAGATCACCTTCGAGCTGATGCGACTTGCCAAAGCGCGCGGGATTTCGATCTTCATCATCGGCCACATCACCAAAGAAGGCTCAATCGCAGGCCCGCGCATATTAGAGCATATGGTGGACGTGGTGCTGTATTTCGAGGGCGATGCGAGCAAGCAGCTTAGAATTTTACGCGGTTTTAAAAACCGCTTCGGGGCTACGAGCGAGGTGGGGATTTTCGAGATGGGGCCGCACGGGCTCGTCAGTGCCAAGGACGTCGCGAGTAAATTTTTCACGCGCGGCAAGGCGGTAAGCGGCTCGGCGATCACGATCACGATGGAGGGCACGCGCGCGCTCGTCGTGGAGATCCAAGCGCTCGTGTGCGAGAGTGGCTATCCGAAGCGCAGCGCCACGGGCTTTGATAAAAATCGCCTCGATATGCTTCTGGCGCTGCTTGATCGCAAGCTTGAGATCGGGCTTGGCGGATACGACGTCTTCGTAAACGTAAGCGGCGGCGTAAAGATCACTGAAACGGCGTGCGATCTCGCCGTCGTCGCAGCGATAGTAAGTAGCTTCAAAAACCGCCCGATCAGCAAAGAGAGCGTCTTCATCGGCGAGGTGAGCCTAAACGGCGAGATCAGAGAGATCTTCAACCTCGATGCGCGCCTGAAAGAAGCCGCGATGCAGAAATTTAAAAACGCGATCGTCCCGATGAAGCCGCAAAACGCGCAGGGGCTTAAAATTTTTCACGCTACCGAGATCGCGCAAATTTTAGATTGGATGTGA